A genomic region of Papaver somniferum cultivar HN1 chromosome 7, ASM357369v1, whole genome shotgun sequence contains the following coding sequences:
- the LOC113298322 gene encoding uncharacterized protein LOC113298322: MKMTLSSKLWQRWLHEKGDFSVFILGSCAMWAIWKARNGKIFDKNNPSIQRIILETHFWYNYNLPNSEDVSITPNSTTATSRSRIINLERWVPPANWIKLNTAAFISNSGACAMVARNADAKFEAGGTCGHNCNPPMEAEAKAITLAFDLAEKMEWKDIIIESDAEKVIKVLNNEIASYPWRLRPMILQIKDRSMFKIHQERCK, encoded by the coding sequence ATGAAAATGACTCTGTCAAGCAAACTGTGGCAAAGGTGGCTTCATGAAAAAGGAGATTTTTCTGTCTTCATATTAGGAAGTTGTGCTATGTGGGCTATCTGGAAGGCTAGAAATGGAAAAATATTCGATAAAAATAACCCTTCAATTCAGAGAATCATACTTGAGACTCATTTTTGGTACAACTACAATTTGCCTAACAGCGAAGATGTAAGTATAACACCAAACTCAACAACTGCAACTTCCAGAAGCAGAATTATTAATCTGGAAAGATGGGTTCCTCCTGCAAACTGGATTAAGTTGAATACTGCTGCTTTCATATCCAATTCTGGTGCTTGTGCCATGGTTGCAAGAAATGCAGATGCAAAATTTGAAGCCGGTGGCACTTGTGGGCATAACTGCAATCCTCCCATGGAGGCAGAAGCTAAAGCTATCACTCTTGCCTTCGACCTCGCCGAGAAAATGGAGTGGAAGGATATCATAATTGAGAGCGATGCTGAAAAGGTAATCAAAGTACTGAATAATGAAATCGCTTCGTATCCTTGGAGACTGAGACCCATGATCCTTCAGATAAAAGACAGAAGTATGTTCAAAATTCATCAAGAAAGATGCAAATAA
- the LOC113295158 gene encoding uncharacterized protein LOC113295158, giving the protein MVGTVQFGALAARIVLFVPMGLAGYHLGRNKIMFFSGALFISLAVGVHLTPYFPSVTNFASSFSSSIVLENRSSCISFLHEIVWDVQPIIKVDKKTQLLSNVSSGFEKSWTWEKSTPVFACGFQKLGPSDASDLLNGSWVVVAGDSQARLFVLSLMGLILEPSEMELVRGDLFIVIIKL; this is encoded by the coding sequence ATGGTGGGTACCGTTCAATTTGGTGCCTTAGCTGCTCGTATAGTTCTGTTTGTTCCAATGGGTTTAGCTGGATATCATCTCGGTCGCAATAAAATAATGTTTTTCAGTGGAGCTCTGTTTATCAGTCTCGCGGTAGGTGTTCATCTAACTCCTTATTTTCCTTCAGTTACTAATTTTGcttcatctttttcatcatctATTGTATTAGAGAACCGTAGTTcatgtatttctttccttcatgAAATTGTTTGGGATGTACAACCAATTATCAAGGTTGATAAAAAAACACAGTTATTGAGTAATGTTTCTTCTGGTTTTGAGAAGTCATGGACTTGGGAAAAGTCTACACCTGTATTTGCTTGTGGGTTTCAGAAATTAGGTCCTTCTGATGCTTCTGATTTACTTAATGGGTCTTGGGTAGTTGTTGCTGGCGATTCGCAAGCTCGTTTATTCGTTCTTTCTCTGATGGGTTTGATTTTGGAACCAAGTGAAATGGAATTAGTAAGGGGGGATTTATTCATAGTGATTATCAAACTGTGA